The window TCCCGCTGGTCTACAGCGTCCAGTCTCTGATGGGCGGACTTGGCGGCATGTTTGCCACGCGGCCGATCTCGGTGGCCTTCGGTCTGTTCGGATGGCGGCAGGTGTTCGTCATGCTTGCCGCCGTCTGTCTTTGCAGTGCGTCGCTGGTCTGGTTCGTCGTCCCTAATGACAGGCCCGGAGGCGCTGTGAAAGTGGATTCATTTGTAAAGCAGCTGTGGAAGATGTTCGGCTTCTTTGGCGACCGCCGTTTCTGGCTCGTAGCGCCGACGGTGACGGCGGCACAGAGCGTGATGTTCGCCTTTCTCTATCTTTGGGTGGGACCGTGGATGCTCGATGTTGCGGGAATGGAGGTCAGCGAGGCGGGGATGTATATGATGCTGGCCTTCGGCGGCGCTGCCCTCGGTTACTTTGGCAACGGTATCCTTGCGGGATGGTTCAAAAGCAGGGGCTGGCTCACCTGGGAGCAGCTTTATCTGTTATCCGGCGTGCTGCTGACCCTTGTGCTGGCGGCGATAACGCTGATAAACGGCAGATGCGCGGCTCCGCTGTGGGGCATCGTGATGTTCCTCTCGACGATGACGATGATCTCTTTTCCGATAACGCGCACGATGTATGCGGGTGACGAGGTTGGCCGCGTGCTATCACTGCTGAACTTCACCATCTTTTTTCTTTCATTGTTCAGTGGTTCATAGGCGTGGTGATCGACCTGTATCCCGTCAGAGAGGGGCATTTCTCCCCGGCGGGGTATCAGATGAGCCTCGCCGTCGTCGTGGTCTTTAATTTAGCCTCCTGTATCTGGTATTATTATGGAATGAAAAGGGACAACAGCCGATAAGGAGGCGCGATATGTCGAAGATATACAGGATAGCGGCAGAGGCGGTGACGGAGAAGGTCTGTGAGCTTGCGCTCACCGCCAATATGTATCTGCCGGAGGAGGTAAAGCGGGCGCTTACCGAGGCCCGCGCGGCGGAGAAGATGCCGCTGGCCCGTTCGACCTATGATGAGATCATACGGAACGCGGAGCTTGCCGCCGAAAAATATATGCCGATCTGCCAGGACTGCGGCATGGCAGTTTTATTCATTGAGCTCGGGCAGGATCTCCACGTGGAGGGCGGCGGTCTTGAAGATGCGATAAACGAGGGTGTGCGCAAGGCCTACCGCAACGGTTATCTGCGCAAATCCGTCGTCTCCGATCCGCTCATCGACCGCAGGAACAGCGGCGACAACACGCCGGCGGTGATTCACTGGCGTGTCGTGCCGGGGCACGCTCTTGATATCACGATAACGCCAAAGGGTATGGGCAGCGAGAATATGAGCCGCATATATATGCTTAAGCCTGCGGACGGCGTCGACGGCGTGATAAGGGCCGTCGTGGAGACGGTGGAACAGGCTGGCTCGAATCCCTGTCCGCCGGTGGTGATCGGCGTCGGCATCGGCGGGAATTTTGAGACCGCGCCGCTTGCCGCGAAAGAGGCTCTGTTGAAGCCCTATGGCGAACGTCACGCGGTCTCCGCCTATGCGCAGATGGAGGAGCGCATACTGCGCGAGGTCAACCGCTTGGGTATCGGCCCCGCGGGTATCGGAGGCACGGTTACGGCGCTTGACGCGCATATCGTCATCCGTCCGACGCATATCGCGGGAATGCCGGTGGCGGTCAACCTC is drawn from Cloacibacillus porcorum and contains these coding sequences:
- a CDS encoding MFS transporter, translating into MKDKNILLTPLFLRLFIPFGVGYFLSVFLGSANATMAPMLVTEFTLSPSDLGFMSSIYLIFFGLAQFPLGVFLDRYGARATLAPMLLFAVAGALVFAAAEGFAALALSRALIGIGLSGSLMAAFKAYASWLPAERLPLVYSVQSLMGGLGGMFATRPISVAFGLFGWRQVFVMLAAVCLCSASLVWFVVPNDRPGGAVKVDSFVKQLWKMFGFFGDRRFWLVAPTVTAAQSVMFAFLYLWVGPWMLDVAGMEVSEAGMYMMLAFGGAALGYFGNGILAGWFKSRGWLTWEQLYLLSGVLLTLVLAAITLINGRCAAPLWGIVMFLSTMTMISFPITRTMYAGDEVGRVLSLLNFTIFFLSLFSGS
- a CDS encoding fumarate hydratase — protein: MSKIYRIAAEAVTEKVCELALTANMYLPEEVKRALTEARAAEKMPLARSTYDEIIRNAELAAEKYMPICQDCGMAVLFIELGQDLHVEGGGLEDAINEGVRKAYRNGYLRKSVVSDPLIDRRNSGDNTPAVIHWRVVPGHALDITITPKGMGSENMSRIYMLKPADGVDGVIRAVVETVEQAGSNPCPPVVIGVGIGGNFETAPLAAKEALLKPYGERHAVSAYAQMEERILREVNRLGIGPAGIGGTVTALDAHIVIRPTHIAGMPVAVNLCCHALRHAHGRLEGRVEND